A single window of Verrucomicrobiota bacterium DNA harbors:
- the rsgA gene encoding ribosome small subunit-dependent GTPase A codes for MPTALEDLGWNDALEREFRKRSQGQTVVPALVTGDLGISYEVLLQEGVWTEAELAGRLFHEAQVQADLPAVGDWVLLKEAPDAERVGWRVVARLARRSRFSRKVPGRGTEEQVIAANVDAVVIVTDAEVDFNPRRIERFLMLAARGGCQPWIWVNKADLVAEERQAHRVAELQTLLGAPERVLSVSAVTGEGLEAFRRQLGPGRVFTLVGSSGVGKSSLVNRLLGEARQAIGEVSEATGKGRHTTTRRFLLPLKGGGVLIDNPGIREVQLWTDEETLREAFQDLEVLAAECRFRDCRHQGDAGCRIEAAIAQGELSPERYENYLALEDEIALLQKRQARWKSNFERVMKREKKIEARNPGDRFYDPLSELED; via the coding sequence ATGCCGACCGCGCTGGAAGATCTGGGCTGGAACGATGCGCTGGAGCGCGAGTTCCGGAAGCGTTCCCAGGGCCAAACGGTGGTGCCGGCTCTGGTGACGGGCGACCTCGGGATCAGCTACGAGGTGCTCTTGCAGGAAGGAGTCTGGACGGAAGCCGAGCTGGCGGGGCGCCTCTTTCACGAAGCCCAAGTCCAGGCCGATCTCCCGGCGGTCGGCGATTGGGTTCTGCTTAAGGAAGCGCCCGATGCGGAGAGAGTGGGCTGGCGGGTGGTGGCGCGGCTTGCTCGGCGTTCTCGTTTCTCTCGCAAAGTGCCCGGCCGGGGCACGGAGGAGCAGGTGATCGCTGCCAATGTCGATGCGGTGGTGATCGTGACCGACGCGGAGGTCGATTTCAATCCCCGGAGGATCGAACGCTTCCTGATGTTGGCCGCACGGGGAGGGTGCCAGCCTTGGATTTGGGTCAATAAGGCGGATTTGGTGGCGGAGGAAAGGCAGGCTCATCGGGTCGCCGAGCTCCAAACCCTCTTGGGGGCGCCCGAGCGGGTGCTTTCGGTGAGTGCGGTCACGGGCGAGGGGCTGGAGGCCTTTCGTCGGCAGCTGGGTCCGGGAAGAGTGTTCACCTTGGTGGGCTCCTCGGGCGTGGGGAAGTCCTCGCTCGTCAATCGACTCTTAGGAGAAGCGCGCCAAGCGATCGGCGAGGTGAGTGAGGCGACCGGGAAGGGGCGTCATACGACCACCCGACGCTTTCTTTTGCCGTTGAAAGGAGGCGGGGTCTTGATCGACAACCCTGGGATCCGAGAAGTGCAGCTCTGGACCGACGAGGAGACTTTGCGAGAGGCCTTCCAGGACCTGGAAGTGCTCGCGGCCGAGTGCCGTTTTCGCGATTGCCGTCACCAAGGGGACGCGGGTTGTCGGATTGAGGCCGCCATCGCCCAGGGAGAACTTTCCCCTGAGCGCTATGAGAACTACCTCGCCCTGGAGGACGAGATCGCTCTTTTGCAAAAGCGACAGGCCCGTTGGAAGAGCAATTTCGAGCGCGTTATGAAACGGGAGAAAAAAATTGAGGCCAGGAACCCGGGGGATCGGTTCTATGACCCGTTGAGCGAGCTGGAGGATTGA
- a CDS encoding SpoIIE family protein phosphatase has translation MSARIASQEFLHPLLDQANIGRIELHPSDGTIRFVSSAIGHWLDGAPESFVGRRLTDYVVEELRGDHQRVLERIAAGEEIRFYESIYQGADEVRIPLAIDGRLEASEDEPSIQLYLRPEDMISSQFSDSAQPAAPKTENVSLRHERYTLALRASNEGIWDWNLETDEIYFSDRIRSFLEVEDEEMPNIFTNLKAWVHPDYYALVHSQLTQYLRDARETPTLDIEARFQRKSGDYIWLRMSAIGVWDEQDRPLRLAGSMINISPRKTIEEALQEERHLLRTLIDNIPVHVYFKDKDSKFTLANQSQAELLGRSRPQEVIGKSDADFFSEQHQKIALADETKIMRTGQPLVRKLERLTYAGSKQDEVSWMMTSKMPLFDKAGTIRGTFGVSNDVTELVETQRKLQEASSKLEAKNESMQEEFALARELQIALLPQEMPTIRFGEQSSTLCLTQRFLPTTAVAGDIFHIVPISPTQVGVLVCDVMGHGVRAAMVGAILRGIIEEKRDLSQNPGQLIHHLNQRLVRVFRDADITMMATACYTLIDTERRSLIVTSAGHPMPLSFKREEQTCQPLGEDSDFQAGPALGLVGDTSYDTLECSMDTINGLLLYTDGIAEVENEAGEFFGEGAMQKTIGDLMREPKLELVDRLLVVAQEFSGRKDFDDDVTLIAIE, from the coding sequence ATGTCAGCGCGCATTGCTTCGCAGGAATTCCTTCATCCACTTTTAGACCAAGCCAATATTGGCCGCATCGAACTCCATCCCTCGGATGGCACCATTCGCTTTGTCAGCAGTGCCATTGGCCATTGGCTGGATGGGGCCCCGGAATCGTTCGTAGGCCGCCGGTTGACCGACTACGTGGTGGAGGAACTGCGAGGGGATCACCAACGAGTGCTTGAGCGGATCGCCGCCGGAGAAGAAATCCGCTTCTACGAAAGCATTTACCAAGGAGCGGACGAAGTGCGCATACCGCTCGCGATCGATGGGAGACTGGAGGCTTCGGAAGACGAGCCGTCCATCCAGCTCTACCTCCGCCCGGAAGACATGATTTCTTCCCAATTTAGCGACTCCGCCCAACCAGCCGCTCCCAAGACAGAAAACGTCTCCCTCCGCCACGAGCGCTACACCCTGGCTCTCCGGGCTTCCAACGAAGGGATCTGGGATTGGAACCTCGAAACCGATGAGATTTATTTCTCCGATCGCATCCGCAGCTTCCTGGAAGTGGAGGACGAGGAAATGCCCAATATCTTCACCAACCTCAAGGCCTGGGTCCATCCGGACTACTACGCGCTCGTCCACTCCCAACTCACGCAATACCTCCGGGACGCTCGGGAAACCCCGACCCTCGACATCGAAGCCCGCTTTCAGCGCAAGAGTGGCGACTACATTTGGCTGCGGATGAGCGCCATTGGCGTTTGGGATGAGCAAGACCGCCCCTTGCGGCTGGCTGGCTCGATGATCAATATCAGCCCTCGCAAAACCATCGAAGAAGCCCTTCAGGAAGAGCGGCACCTGCTGCGCACCCTCATCGATAACATCCCCGTCCACGTCTACTTCAAAGACAAAGACTCGAAATTCACCCTCGCTAATCAAAGCCAAGCCGAACTACTCGGTCGCAGCCGGCCTCAGGAAGTGATTGGGAAAAGCGATGCCGACTTCTTCAGCGAACAGCACCAAAAGATCGCCCTCGCTGACGAAACCAAAATCATGCGCACAGGGCAACCGCTCGTCCGCAAACTAGAACGCCTCACCTACGCCGGATCGAAGCAGGATGAGGTCAGTTGGATGATGACGAGCAAGATGCCCCTCTTCGACAAGGCGGGCACCATCCGAGGGACCTTCGGCGTCTCCAACGACGTGACCGAACTGGTGGAAACCCAGCGCAAATTGCAAGAGGCCAGCTCCAAATTGGAGGCGAAAAACGAGTCCATGCAGGAGGAATTCGCCCTCGCTCGCGAGCTCCAGATCGCGCTCTTGCCGCAGGAGATGCCCACCATCCGCTTTGGCGAACAAAGCTCCACCCTCTGCCTCACGCAGCGCTTTCTTCCCACGACCGCGGTCGCCGGCGACATCTTCCACATCGTGCCCATCAGCCCCACCCAAGTGGGGGTGCTCGTCTGCGATGTCATGGGACACGGAGTCCGCGCCGCCATGGTCGGCGCCATCCTGCGAGGCATCATTGAGGAAAAGCGGGACCTCTCCCAAAATCCCGGCCAGCTCATTCACCACCTGAATCAGCGCCTGGTGCGCGTCTTTCGGGATGCCGACATCACCATGATGGCGACCGCTTGCTACACCCTGATCGATACCGAGCGTCGCTCCCTCATCGTGACGAGCGCCGGGCACCCCATGCCACTCTCCTTCAAACGGGAAGAGCAAACCTGCCAACCTCTGGGAGAGGACAGTGATTTTCAAGCCGGACCTGCGCTCGGCTTGGTGGGAGACACCTCTTACGACACCCTCGAGTGCTCCATGGACACCATCAACGGGCTCCTCCTCTACACCGATGGCATCGCAGAGGTCGAGAATGAAGCGGGCGAATTCTTTGGCGAAGGCGCCATGCAAAAAACCATTGGGGATCTCATGCGAGAGCCCAAACTCGAATTGGTGGATCGCCTCCTGGTCGTCGCACAAGAGTTTTCCGGCCGGAAGGACTTTGATGACGATGTCACCCTCATCGCCATCGAGTAA
- a CDS encoding DUF2868 domain-containing protein, which produces MEKPLPQASRSWSFSEWSEFEVLAGSESEPAPLAVPVRGGAEERQALFRRWLQQTSPDLPTGKKLASLLQGAALLLGLLGALLGIATLFGLRSVASDSIHLVLFLLSALAIPWLFLVLLAVGALLGAPARLSPAWGLLRLGLAKGLRSVLPGPTAVILQEKPFLFRLASLSQWLPLGFFLGLLAGFFACLMAFDTRFHWESSFGSATQGLLEATLGILETPWSWTGHALAPGREALEAAQQRFIGSEKLPPPANAAVWWPFLATALLVWGLLPRVLLWGAFRLAEKKALRHLSFDAVRHRRLWRALVGSELQLPLTAPEDEAVLLDLGGSQVALESLRPFLLQKLRIAPTDKLRVGVLDAAEEARALGIASQASGGVVLLIEDWAFAPKQCQALLAKIREKGRPELPIWLLVFDGSPGQPQPPSRERFAAVQEWTDQLQDPHTACIAWGAS; this is translated from the coding sequence GTGGAAAAACCTTTGCCTCAAGCCAGTCGCTCTTGGTCCTTCTCCGAGTGGAGCGAATTCGAGGTGCTCGCCGGTTCGGAATCGGAGCCCGCCCCGCTCGCGGTTCCCGTCCGCGGGGGGGCTGAGGAACGGCAGGCCCTCTTTCGCCGATGGCTTCAGCAGACGAGCCCGGATCTGCCCACCGGCAAAAAGTTGGCCAGCCTGTTGCAAGGAGCCGCGCTCCTCCTGGGCCTGCTGGGGGCCCTCCTCGGGATCGCCACCCTCTTTGGGCTGCGGTCCGTCGCGAGCGATTCCATTCATCTGGTTCTCTTCCTTTTGAGCGCTCTCGCCATCCCCTGGCTCTTTCTGGTTCTGCTGGCAGTGGGGGCCCTGCTGGGGGCTCCCGCTCGCCTCTCTCCAGCGTGGGGACTTCTTCGCCTCGGCCTGGCCAAGGGTCTTCGTTCTGTTTTGCCTGGACCCACGGCAGTCATTCTCCAAGAGAAACCCTTTCTCTTTCGCTTGGCCTCTCTCAGCCAATGGCTACCGCTGGGATTCTTTCTCGGCCTGCTGGCCGGCTTCTTTGCCTGCTTGATGGCCTTCGACACGCGCTTCCATTGGGAAAGCTCCTTTGGCAGCGCCACTCAGGGCCTCCTGGAAGCCACCTTGGGGATCTTGGAAACGCCTTGGTCTTGGACCGGCCACGCCTTGGCGCCGGGCCGCGAAGCCCTGGAAGCCGCGCAACAGCGATTCATCGGCTCAGAGAAACTCCCTCCTCCCGCCAATGCGGCGGTCTGGTGGCCTTTTTTGGCGACCGCCCTGCTCGTCTGGGGGCTGCTCCCTCGGGTGCTCCTCTGGGGCGCCTTTCGTCTGGCAGAAAAAAAGGCGCTCCGCCATCTCTCCTTCGATGCGGTCCGTCATCGACGGCTCTGGAGGGCGCTGGTGGGCTCCGAGCTCCAACTGCCTCTCACCGCGCCAGAAGACGAGGCCGTGCTGCTCGATCTCGGAGGAAGCCAAGTCGCCCTGGAGAGCCTCCGCCCTTTCCTCCTCCAAAAACTCCGGATCGCGCCGACCGACAAACTCCGGGTGGGCGTCTTGGACGCGGCGGAAGAGGCTCGCGCCCTCGGGATCGCCAGCCAAGCCTCCGGCGGAGTCGTGCTTTTGATCGAAGACTGGGCCTTTGCCCCCAAGCAATGCCAGGCCCTCTTAGCCAAGATTCGCGAAAAAGGCCGTCCGGAACTCCCCATCTGGTTGCTGGTTTTTGACGGCTCGCCCGGCCAGCCTCAGCCCCCCTCGCGAGAGCGCTTTGCCGCGGTCCAAGAATGGACCGATCAGTTGCAAGACCCGCACACCGCTTGCATTGCATGGGGCGCCTCATGA
- a CDS encoding DUF3482 domain-containing protein, with product MTDSPVLPQLPHFVVVGKVNMGKTSVLATLLEIDDQRRLRITATPGETTRVQVLPLAIQGREVVRFLDSPGFHQAIEAMRAIQERAGATRVPSLEHLRGFAEAAEKTGDFEDERLLLQPILAGAGILYVVDASKPLRDDFEAEMEILRWSGRPRLAILNEQSEHPEHREAWKTRLGSHFNLVRTFNAHQARFPQRLQLFEALLSIEEDHRGHIEETIRHLQNEWLDRRAQAAEFLYEHFRKTLPWRAEAALTLPEFESPRRKEAATETLRARYHQGIAQRQRACLEKLLSLYRHHLLQAEEAELALPDLEIADTWKRWGLNRQQLLSAGAVAGATAGGALDLAVGGTSFLAGTALGGLLGAGAAWWRGEQLPELKVDVQGIRLHTDRTRTLVVGPPGSPNFPWILLDHLLNAYRQILSRPHAKREATVLENDKAGPSHTLSGPTRQNLQRFFAQALKSKLSPDQEVPTLTALEDALTQVEEQLT from the coding sequence ATGACCGATTCGCCCGTCCTCCCGCAGCTGCCCCACTTCGTGGTGGTCGGCAAAGTCAACATGGGAAAGACCTCCGTGCTGGCGACCCTCCTGGAAATCGATGACCAGCGGCGCCTCCGCATCACCGCCACGCCTGGAGAAACGACCCGAGTTCAGGTCCTCCCCTTGGCCATCCAAGGCCGGGAAGTGGTGCGTTTTCTGGACAGCCCGGGATTCCATCAGGCCATCGAAGCCATGCGAGCCATCCAGGAGCGCGCCGGGGCCACCCGCGTGCCCAGCCTTGAGCACCTCCGCGGTTTTGCCGAAGCGGCGGAAAAAACGGGCGACTTCGAGGACGAGCGTTTGCTCCTCCAACCCATTCTCGCCGGGGCCGGCATCCTCTACGTCGTGGATGCCTCCAAACCTCTCCGCGATGACTTTGAGGCGGAAATGGAGATTCTCCGCTGGTCGGGTCGACCCCGCCTCGCCATCCTGAACGAGCAAAGCGAGCATCCCGAACACCGCGAAGCTTGGAAAACTCGACTGGGCAGCCACTTCAACCTCGTCCGCACCTTCAACGCCCACCAGGCCCGCTTTCCGCAGCGCCTCCAGCTTTTTGAAGCCCTTCTCTCGATCGAGGAAGATCACCGCGGCCACATCGAAGAAACCATACGCCACCTCCAAAACGAATGGTTGGATCGCCGCGCCCAGGCCGCCGAGTTCCTTTACGAACACTTCCGAAAGACCCTCCCCTGGCGAGCCGAAGCCGCCCTCACCCTGCCCGAGTTTGAGTCCCCCCGGCGCAAGGAGGCGGCCACCGAAACGCTGCGGGCCCGCTATCATCAGGGAATCGCGCAGCGGCAGCGCGCCTGTCTCGAAAAGCTCCTCTCCCTTTACCGGCATCACCTCCTGCAAGCCGAAGAGGCCGAGCTCGCTTTGCCCGACTTGGAAATCGCCGACACCTGGAAACGCTGGGGCCTCAATCGACAGCAACTCCTCTCGGCCGGGGCCGTGGCTGGGGCCACCGCCGGGGGCGCGCTCGACCTGGCCGTGGGCGGCACCTCCTTCTTGGCGGGCACCGCCCTGGGCGGGCTGCTGGGAGCGGGGGCGGCCTGGTGGCGGGGGGAGCAACTGCCCGAACTCAAGGTGGATGTCCAAGGAATCCGGCTCCACACCGACCGCACCCGCACCCTGGTAGTCGGCCCCCCTGGCAGCCCGAACTTCCCGTGGATTCTTTTGGATCATCTCCTCAACGCCTACCGCCAAATTCTCAGCCGGCCCCACGCCAAGCGAGAGGCCACCGTCCTCGAGAATGACAAAGCTGGCCCCAGTCACACCCTCTCCGGCCCAACTCGCCAGAACCTGCAACGCTTCTTCGCCCAGGCCCTCAAAAGCAAACTCTCACCCGATCAAGAAGTCCCCACCCTGACTGCCCTCGAAGACGCCCTCACCCAAGTTGAAGAACAGCTCACCTGA
- a CDS encoding putative 4-mercaptohistidine N1-methyltransferase, whose amino-acid sequence MNPYESEKLLHEYLLFHYGGPEEILEFDFGPVSALHFAVRTVSESASRLPGFFQEGGEPETQALDLGCAVGRSSFELSRYFAQVLGIDFSQAFVKAAEALRTRRELPYQKLEEGEITSPLVARLPETAHPERVRFQQGDACKLPDDLGPFDLVHGANLLCRLPEPQALLDRLPTLVKKGGALILATPATWLEDYTPKDRWLGGRVVEGQARTTLESLLRLLSPHFRLRHYQDLPFLIRETRRKFQWTVSQLSVWQRV is encoded by the coding sequence ATGAACCCCTACGAGTCCGAAAAACTCCTCCACGAATACCTCCTCTTCCACTACGGAGGCCCGGAGGAAATTCTGGAGTTTGACTTTGGACCGGTCAGCGCTCTCCACTTCGCGGTCCGCACCGTGAGCGAATCCGCCTCCCGGCTCCCGGGGTTCTTCCAAGAAGGGGGCGAGCCCGAGACGCAGGCCCTCGACTTGGGCTGTGCTGTGGGCCGTTCGAGCTTTGAGCTGAGCCGTTACTTTGCTCAGGTCCTGGGAATCGACTTCTCGCAAGCGTTCGTGAAAGCGGCCGAGGCCTTGCGCACCCGGCGAGAGCTGCCCTACCAGAAGCTGGAAGAGGGAGAAATCACCAGCCCGCTCGTGGCTCGCCTTCCGGAAACGGCCCACCCCGAACGGGTCCGCTTCCAACAAGGAGACGCCTGCAAGCTGCCGGACGACTTGGGCCCATTTGATCTCGTGCATGGAGCCAATCTCCTCTGCCGGCTCCCGGAACCGCAAGCCTTGCTCGACCGCCTGCCCACTCTCGTGAAGAAAGGAGGGGCGCTCATCTTGGCCACCCCTGCCACCTGGTTGGAGGACTACACCCCAAAGGATCGCTGGCTGGGAGGTCGTGTCGTCGAGGGCCAGGCGCGGACCACCTTGGAAAGCCTCTTGCGGCTCCTCAGCCCCCACTTCCGCTTACGGCATTATCAAGATCTGCCCTTCCTCATCCGAGAGACCCGCCGCAAGTTTCAATGGACGGTCAGCCAACTCAGCGTCTGGCAACGAGTCTAA
- a CDS encoding DNA starvation/stationary phase protection protein: METKTLTAEETSAITGSLEHLLADSYALLAMTQVAHWNVEGPHFFQLHTAFQGQYEELFAAVDDIAEHLRALGAYAPGGLTMLQELTAIGQIERRLSSKDFVAELLDAHDTLMARAKEGRRIACEAGDTQTEDLFIERLRVHEKTAWMLRSHLK, translated from the coding sequence ATGGAAACCAAGACACTCACCGCTGAAGAAACCTCTGCCATTACGGGCAGCTTGGAACATTTACTGGCTGACAGCTACGCCCTCCTTGCTATGACCCAAGTGGCCCACTGGAATGTGGAGGGCCCCCATTTTTTCCAACTCCACACGGCTTTTCAGGGGCAATATGAGGAGCTTTTCGCGGCGGTGGATGACATCGCGGAGCATCTCCGAGCCCTCGGCGCTTACGCTCCTGGAGGGCTCACGATGCTGCAAGAGCTGACCGCGATTGGCCAGATCGAGCGGCGTCTTTCTTCCAAAGATTTCGTGGCAGAGCTTTTGGACGCTCACGATACCCTCATGGCCCGCGCCAAGGAGGGACGACGGATCGCTTGTGAGGCGGGCGATACCCAGACGGAGGATCTCTTCATCGAGCGCCTTCGGGTCCATGAAAAAACCGCTTGGATGCTTCGCAGCCATCTGAAATAA
- a CDS encoding phospho-sugar mutase, with protein sequence MTDLSSSLKAAVESGQLLPSSRENILSLLEGSSNPIYSESIQELVQGGQWSELNDRFFRTLAFGTGGLRSRTIGKLVTQAERGTPQALARPEFPCTGTNAMNYFNVGRSTRGMITYLKKWLTEQGETHRKPALVIAHDTRHFSRDFAEFAARTAAENGCHAYLKDSCRSTPYLSFATRHLRADAGIMLTASHNPPHDNGFKAYFNDGAQIVEPHASGIIAEVNAIKSETYHPLPESEQGEVKAIGDEVDEAYLQSVEGLLLRPELLKTDHPPKVVFTNIHGTGGIHSPLLLRKLGFDCLTVPEQDVQDGRFPTVESPNPENAPALQMGIDLAEKEGADIVIGTDPDCDRMGVVVRDAHGKMVLLTGNQIGSLMAWYRTKTMFELGWLNEENKGQAVIIKTFVTTDLQKKIAQAYGVHWVDTLTGFKYIGDKLLKYEKAVPGNLGNAYRELSPEASRALRLEHSKFFIFGGEESYGYLGSDSVRDKDGNGAVVMFAELAAYAAHRGLTLPELLDEVFAQYGYFKETVESVYYEGASGAAQIQKLANSYSENPPSEMAGVAVTDVMDFAKKDYLDAEGDPIPKEKMIIMTFANGYRLAVRPSGTEPKIKYYLFGQCLPEEGAALTPEELAAAKEAVATQSALLFKAIEADAAQRVED encoded by the coding sequence ATGACCGACCTCTCCTCTTCCCTGAAAGCCGCCGTCGAAAGCGGCCAACTCCTGCCCTCCAGCCGCGAGAACATCCTCTCTCTCTTGGAGGGCAGCAGCAACCCGATCTACTCGGAAAGCATTCAGGAATTGGTCCAGGGTGGCCAGTGGTCCGAGCTGAACGACCGCTTTTTCCGCACCTTGGCCTTTGGCACGGGGGGACTTCGCAGTCGCACCATCGGCAAGCTCGTGACCCAAGCCGAGCGCGGCACTCCTCAAGCGCTGGCTCGACCCGAGTTCCCCTGCACCGGGACCAACGCCATGAACTACTTCAACGTGGGCCGCTCCACCCGGGGCATGATCACCTACCTGAAAAAGTGGCTGACGGAACAGGGAGAGACCCATCGCAAGCCAGCCCTCGTCATCGCCCACGACACCCGCCACTTTTCGCGCGATTTCGCAGAGTTCGCCGCTCGCACGGCCGCCGAAAATGGCTGCCATGCCTACCTCAAGGACAGTTGTCGCTCCACCCCCTATCTGTCCTTTGCCACCCGTCACCTTCGAGCCGACGCCGGCATCATGCTCACGGCCAGCCACAACCCGCCGCACGACAACGGCTTCAAGGCCTACTTCAACGACGGTGCCCAAATCGTGGAGCCGCACGCCTCGGGCATCATCGCGGAAGTGAACGCCATCAAGAGCGAAACCTACCACCCTCTTCCCGAAAGCGAACAGGGAGAGGTCAAAGCCATCGGCGATGAAGTGGACGAGGCCTATCTCCAGAGCGTGGAAGGGCTTCTCTTGCGACCGGAACTCCTCAAGACGGACCATCCACCCAAGGTCGTCTTCACCAACATCCACGGCACAGGGGGCATTCACTCCCCCCTGCTTCTGCGAAAGTTGGGTTTCGACTGCCTCACCGTGCCGGAGCAAGACGTCCAGGATGGCCGCTTCCCGACCGTCGAGTCACCCAATCCCGAAAACGCTCCCGCACTCCAAATGGGGATCGACCTCGCGGAAAAGGAGGGGGCCGACATCGTCATTGGCACCGACCCCGATTGCGACCGCATGGGAGTGGTGGTGCGCGACGCCCACGGCAAGATGGTCTTGCTGACCGGGAATCAGATTGGCTCGCTCATGGCCTGGTATCGCACCAAAACCATGTTCGAACTGGGTTGGCTGAATGAGGAAAACAAAGGCCAGGCCGTCATCATCAAAACCTTCGTCACCACTGATCTCCAAAAGAAAATCGCCCAGGCCTACGGAGTCCATTGGGTCGACACCCTCACGGGCTTCAAATACATCGGCGACAAGCTATTGAAGTATGAAAAAGCCGTTCCGGGGAACCTGGGAAATGCCTATCGAGAGCTCAGCCCCGAGGCATCTCGCGCGCTCCGGCTCGAACACAGCAAATTCTTCATCTTCGGGGGCGAGGAAAGCTATGGCTACCTCGGGAGCGACAGCGTGCGGGACAAAGACGGAAATGGGGCCGTCGTCATGTTCGCCGAACTCGCAGCCTACGCCGCTCATCGAGGTCTCACCTTGCCGGAACTCCTCGACGAAGTCTTCGCCCAGTATGGTTACTTCAAGGAGACCGTCGAGAGCGTCTACTACGAGGGCGCTAGCGGAGCCGCTCAGATTCAGAAACTGGCCAATTCCTACTCCGAAAATCCGCCGAGCGAAATGGCCGGCGTGGCCGTGACCGACGTGATGGACTTTGCCAAAAAAGACTACCTGGACGCCGAAGGCGACCCCATCCCGAAGGAAAAAATGATCATCATGACCTTTGCCAACGGGTATCGACTGGCCGTCCGCCCCAGCGGGACCGAGCCCAAAATCAAATACTACCTCTTCGGCCAATGCCTGCCCGAAGAAGGAGCCGCGCTCACTCCGGAGGAACTGGCGGCCGCCAAGGAAGCCGTCGCCACCCAGAGCGCTCTCC